The Eulemur rufifrons isolate Redbay chromosome 3, OSU_ERuf_1, whole genome shotgun sequence DNA segment TGCCAGAACAAATGAAAGAAGTAACAATGGCTTATGCCCTCATTTTCCCCTCAAACTTTTGTCTTAGGGTTTCATAAGGTACACagagttcttgctctgttagcCGGTACTGCTACTGcaattaccaccaccaccactgccctgTTAACTAGTACCATTACCTATTGCAACAATTCAGAATCATCTGGAATGGTTCTGCCTTATGCAAAACTGTTGCTCGGCAGGCTTCTGTTAGAAGACCGTTCTTGGTTTTCTGACTAGGAAAGTTCATCCTCCTCTTCTTGAAAGATGGAAACATGATGCCTCACTTACCTTTCTTGGTTTACTAGTCCTGCTAATCTTTTTATGTCAATTTTCAAAGCCAAGTGAGTTTCCACTTTGTGTGTATTGGCACTGAGAGCAAAGATCAGGATGGCTCTGCTAAGTTTGTATATGGGGATGTCTGTGTATACCCTGGTGTGTGTTTCTTTTCACACTTGAGCTTGTACAATATACGCTTAGCAGGAAGTTCAGACTTAAGATGCAACATCCTGACATTCTGCCCCTGAAGATGTTGATTGGTTTCTTGTCATCTTTTATAGGCACTGTGGGGGCAGAggtgtggggggagagagagagagagaaagagaaaaacaagcctattttctttttggtagccAAGAAAAATTTCTCTCATTAGTGTAAAACAAAATTGCATGGCTATCTTTGTGGCTTCCTTATGATTTCAGTTTAAGTAGAAAGCCATGTTGCACTGACATTTGCAACTATGAGGctgctggggtgcagtggccgtGAGCTTTACTGCCTGTCCCCAAATGCCCTCTTCTGGCTGATTGTCAAGAAAGGCAAAAATCATGATATTCATCCCTGAGAGCTACGATTTCCTCCAGCATATTCCCCTATATCCATCTGGACGTTTGCACCATGTAATCTTAGTGCAGGACAACCACACCGTCCTTGACTACCTTGTTAGCCGCCAGAGTTTGCAAAACAAAATCTCTTGCAGCGTTAGGAGCAGAACCCACAAACTTTCTAATCCCAGGCTGGGTTGTTTATTTCATCCCTTCAGGTGCTTCTACAACTGCCCTTTATATATTTCAACTCTGCTTGTTTGGACCATGGGACTCTgttcagttttctgtttttcataatttgAGTTTTCTACACTGTGTAGAGTGTGTTTCTTATGACTGGAGGCGGAATGCAGACAGAACACCCAGCGGGGTGTGTCATTATTTTGACATCCCGTTTACTGTTCCATCTCAGAAGCAAACAGTTGAGCATTGATTGCCTTTAGTCGCTGAAAGCTGCGGGCCTGTTGCCAGGTGTACTATTATGCCAGACCCGTGGATAGTTTAATAGAGAAATACCTGGGGTCAGGGTAAAACCACTAATTAAAGCATCACTTTGTCAATAAAAGGTAGCACACAATGCACACAAACATACTGAGTTGATTTGCCGATTCTCTCTGGTGGTCCTCACCAGGCACCCCCAGGATGAAGTCACGGCAGGGAATCCATCCACAGTAGTTGGCTGTGTCAGCCTTGGTCATCTGGACCCAGATGGTCCATCTAAGGACATTCTGACCAGGTCATGCTGAAGCCTTAGTGGGTTCTGCCACAGGGTCATGGTTCCTGTAAGCAGATGAGTGGATAAGATTAGCCCTGTCCCTATTCATGCCACTGGCATCAGCTGCCCTAGCTCTGGTGGTGGATGACATAGCAGAGCTGATTTTAGCAGCACTTGATTTTTAGCATCCCAGACCCCCATCGTAAGGATGCCACATTGCACTCAGAGTCTTGAGTCCTGGTGGCTATTTTTCCCCCTTGCTCACTTGAAAAAACGTTTTGTTTACCAGCTTAATGACTTGGTGTTCTGAAACACGTCTCACGGTTTGTGCTGCTTCTGAGGGCAGAGAGCTGATTACATTATGCTctgcttcttcctcctctgcccctttTGTCTGTCTCCCCTTCCTCTCGCCTCCCCTTCGCCTTCCCTGCCTACCACCTCTGCCTGTCCCCACAGCAGCCTGAACAGCGTCAACAGCAGCGACTCCCGGTCCAGCGGCTCCCACTCGCATTCCCCCAGCTCGCATTACCGCTACCGCAGCTCCAACCTGGCCCAGCAGGCGCCCGTGAGGCTCTCGAGCGTGTCCTCCCATGACTCAGGATTCATATCCCAGGACGCCTTCCAGTCCAAGTCACCGTCCCCCATGCCGCCAGAGGCCCCCAACCAGGTAAGGGTGTCCTGGGCTCCAGGAGCAGCCGTCACACCTGGTGCCCTGGCCACTGTGAATGGCCGGAACCAAAGAAGGGCGTCCGCTTGGACAGACCCCTGCCTGCTGACTGGAGAAACCTCTGGTTTAATTTCTCATCTTTAGCTGTGTTGTTCCCCAAAGGGAGAGAGACTGTAAGCTGGGTTTGAAGCCTGTCTCCATGGTGGTAATGGTTGAGTTACCACATTGATTTGGGGAGCTCTCACACGTAAGTAGACAGATGAAAAGAACTTGGCCATTCTCTGGTGACACTGTAAGTGCCCAGCCTAGCGTGATACTGTAATTAACAGGCACTCTAGGGCAACAGGGACATCCTCAATTGTCCCTCTCAAGTTCTCCCTGAATGGCTGAGATTTTATCATTGAATAGTAGCGCTTCAGACACCCTTTCTTGGCACCCGAGGTTCCCTGTATCAATTTGTGTTGGGGAGGAGAATGAATCATCAGTGCCTCTGCAGATAATTCTGTTGGCACTTGGGAGAAGGGGCCGTGGTGTGGGTTCGATGGTGCTAGGTCCAGCTGGAGCCGAaagcaggagctggggagggcgTTGGAGCACCCTTCCTGTGCATTGTCATGTATGTGACcccctctctgtcctctctcccttaGTGCCACTGGGTTGGCCTCTGGCTGAACACTTAGTAAGCAGCACAGCATGCGGAATGCTGGGTGCCCCACAGCGCCACCTGCTGGGAAGCCTGTGCCAGAGCGCTGTGGTCCTCGCCGCAGCTCAGCGTTCCCCTTATCACTTTTCAGCCATCCTGGGGCACTGTGGCCTGTCTGTCTCTTCCTTGGCTGGACACTCAGTTTCAAATGGAAACAGAGCCAAGAGCCACAGCTCTAGTTTTAAAGTGCTTGTCCCAGCCGGGGTGCTTTAGCTTGGTCCGTGAGGggtccccccagccctgccatgTGCTGTACTAAACCATACCTGTGTGGCTTGCGAGCAGGAGTCTGCGGTTCCTCTGAGGCTGTTCTAATGTGCCGCATAATTGTGCATTTGTTTTTAATCGACTGAAAATTAACGTGGTACTGTGCCCTGACACCCCTTTCTAAAACAGAGAGGCACGTGCTTTGGCCTTCCCATTCCAAAACCGCGTGTGTGCATCGGGCCGAAGCAGAGTGTTTCTGCCTCGGACAACGTGGAGGGAAGCAGCAGGGGTGTGTTGACTTAAATCCGAAAGCCCGTGCCCAGGACATGCTTGGCCAGCAAGTCTAGGCTAGTTCTAATGAGCTCAGGGATGCTGCAGAATTGAATAGAATTCTATCTTTAGAAAAAGGCCTTATGGCTGCTTAGGATGATAGAAGGGAAATTTAAGGAAATTGTACAAATCACACAAGCCTCAGGGTACAGTCTCTTGAAGGTGGCTTTATTgagggtgggaggatgggagCACGCCCCTAAGAGGGCTAGGAACCCCTGTCTCCCCACTCGGTGCAGGGTGGTCTAGACCAAGGCCAAGCGATGGAGTTTGTTCAGGGTCCTCCTGTTTTCCTCCCTCCACTCTTTCCCAATTGTGCGTTAACCCACCTGTGCCCAGGAGTGGGGGCCCGTCTTAAGTGAGGGTCTCGCCCTAGAGCCATTCACTCCATCTGAAGCAAGAGGTTCTTTAGAAAAAATGAgcagaaatcaaaagaaattggGACCCGCAGTCCTGGGGTGggtcgctggtttgttttttcaaGTGCACCACCTTGAATTAGAGGAACCAAGAAAAACAGTCCTGATAAATTATAATAAGTGACTCTTACTTacatctaaagaagaaaaaaaattgaggtttAGAGGGCTTTAAGTCCACAGTCACTCACCTGGGAAGTGGCAGAAATGTGACTTCAAACCTTAAAACCCCAGGTCCTGGGCTGCCAGGCAGGCCCTGCGCGCAAGGTGCGGCGGGGACGTCTGTCCGCTGTGTAGCCTCTCCTCACGTTGGCCCCACACAGCCCCGAGAGTTGTTGAGTGTCTTCTTGGTCCCTTGCCCTTTCAGCATGAGAAAGCCAAACCTCTGTCCCTTCCTTTGTTTCGTGGGTAAAGGGACAGAAACGTGAATCTGGCCTCCTTGACAGTGAATACAGGAGCACTTTGGGGGAGATCCCAGTAGAGGAGAGTGGGGCTGCGGTTGGTGAGCCAGAGATCACAGTTAACAGtgaaaaaacttaaaactatCTGTGTGGACACAAGGCAGTACTTGGGGGACCCAGTTTACATGAAAGAGATGGTCATTGTCACTCAtccatttagtattttttaagcacctgccatgtgccaggtcCAGGACTGGAAACTCAGCGTGACAGTGAACTCACAGGAactgtccctctgcctcagccgAGTGGCAGGAAGCCAAGCCGGGAGCACGTGTCCTAGCTGACATTAGGAGCCTGGCAGGGACCCAGGTTTAATCCAGATCAGCATGAAGGTGTTTTCCCAAGTGAGACCTCTCCAGACGCTTCATCCCTCCCCACAGTGGCCACCAGAAACATTGCACTGACCACAGGCCTTCCCTGCCCCAAACCCCTAAATCACTCTTCAGACAGAGAAACCTAAAAATGTACCTTGCTGGAAACCCTCCCTTCTCGACCCAGAGGCTGCATTTGATGAAGGGGGAAATCCAAGAAGTAGAGCCGTTGTAGGTTGATGTGTAGCAAAAGCCCCAGCCGGGGGTCAGCCCTCACGTGATAAATAATGCCTGTGTGCATGGGAGACGTGACAGGCAGGGCCTCCCTGGGGACCTGGGCCTGTGGCATGTAAAGAAAAGCCCAAGAGAACACAGCATTGCTGGGACTGCCAGTTCCATGACCGCCCCAGTGCCAGGCGTGCTTCTGGGTGCCAGCAAAAGACACGAATCTGTGTCCTCTGCAGCCCTACAGTCAGCAGGTCTAGGGCTGGCTGGGTGTCGTGCTTCCTTTCAAGGGCTTGAAAACCTCTGTGTGGTTGCAACTTTGGGGGagaaagtaaccctaaccctctgcttctctcattctcccctcttctgtgtatatgtctgtctctccctctctctgtgcgtgccctccccattcccacccccacttcttcctttttatttattattataatttggtGGCGTGTGGTTCGGTTTCTGTCCGGTTCCCTCGTGTGGTCCCTCCCCTGCTGCAGAACTCGTCCAGCTCGGCCTCCTCTGAAGCCTCCGAAACCTGCCAGTCAGTGAGCGAGTGCAGCTCTCCCACCTCAGTCAGCTCGGGCTCCACCATGGGCGCCTGGGTGTCCACAGAGAAGGTGACCGCCCAGGTGGCAGCCACGGCGGCCCTGgtctcccttcccccccccacccccgaccccctgACTCCTGCCTGCTGCTTACACAGGCATCACAGACACGGGAACCTGGACACTCAGAATCGACACCAAGCGTGGGCCCCTCTTGGGGACAGAGGGTGGGACGAGGCTGAGGGTTTTTTCTAGAATGAGCGCCTGGCTGCGGAACAATGACCGTGTGGTCGTCCcgagggagaggaaggggtatGGGGAATTTGGAGGTGTGAAGGCATCTTCCCAGATCAGGTGTTGTGTGCACATCCATCCCTCCCGCCCTTCCCCGGCCCCCCACCAGACCACTGGGCGGGACATGTCACTGTGTCAGAGGCTGTGTGCTTTTCTGCCTTTTAGTTTGCAAACCCCTGCCTGCTTCCCTTGATTCAGAATCTGCTCCTGATCCACGTGATGATTTTGGAAACCCAGAATGAACTGATTCGTCTGAAGCcgctttagaattttttaatttgcataatgAGATGAGCAAATCACTATCACCATGAAATTAGGCTTCGTTAGTTATGTAATCAAAAACCATTGAGAACGCCACCAATTAAGGACACTGATCAGTTTCCAACCTATTCTCCATGTAGGTCAAATATTTCCTTGACTAAATACTTACTTGGTGTCAAATACATGTGCAGTCTTTGCACCCTGGCTCTTTTCTCTTGCATCATGGGTCACCTGTGAGCAGCAGAGCCCCgtttgttttatgtataaatattgaGGTTTCCCCCTCCCTTGAATGTCAATGCCATCTTGTACCTCCACACTCATCctgttatattaattttttttttccttttttttcccccttgtttgttttgtttccagttgTCTAACGGGTTTTCTCACTGTAGTTTATCAAGTGATTCCCACGTGGGGCCCGTGGGTGCAGGCCTTTTCCcccactgcctgcctgcctcccgcCTGCTCCCTCGGGTCACCTCTGTCCACCTTCCAGACTACGCTCATTATTACACCATTGGGCCCGGCATGTTCCCGTCATCTCAGATCCCTAGCTGGAAGGTTTGTGTCTCTCCGCCCCGCTCCTGTCCTCTCCTCCTGTCATCGCCTCTGTGCTCACCCCTCTTCTGTTCCACCATCCGCACCCTGGTTCTCCCCTCACCCTTCCTTTCACACTCTGCCTTCTTCCCCATAACTCCTCTCCCTCAGTAAATTCCCAGTGGGGGAGAACCGAAGAGCAGCAGGCAGCGCCCAGACAGCGACCTGCACGTGGCGCGGAGGCCGAGGACCTTCCTTCAGGGAAGCGTGGTCAGCCCCGGCAGACAGCGGCCCAGCCTGCGTCGCGGGCAGCGTCCGTTCCGAGTTAAAAGGCCCAGTGCTGCATCAAGTCGACACCTGCTGGGTTTATCCCCCTCCTGGGGCCCACCCGAGGGTGTCAGCGTTGTCAGAGGCAGCTCTGGGCGGCTGGGAGGGACTGTCCTCAGCCCTGCTCCCCCAGACGTTTCCCCTAGTGAGTCCTCTGCTGGGCCGTGGGAACAGGACCATGACCCAAAGTATGTTTTGGATCATTGCATTTGACTTAAGTGTACGCAGACTTTATTTCCAGTCTTGATTGTCTAAGCTTTATGTTAAAGCTTAGTTACTTCAATACAAAAATGAAGTTTTGAAATGATCTCCTGGCGAGTTCAGTGAGTGCTCCAGGGAGATACTCTACTCTGTTTTGAGAGGAGGACCCACGTGTGAAAAGTGGGCCCCTCGGCTGCCAACTTTGGGGGCAGATATTGACTTCTGCCCTCCCAGGTTGCATGGACTTCTCGAGACTCCTCAAAATCTTTCTACTGACCTAGGAGCCTTCCCTTCCTAGCTGGGGACGTGAGAGGACAGGGATCCCAATGTGCCCTTTGAGGCCAGCTTCCCCGTTGTCAGAGGACCAGCAGTAGGGAGAGTGGCTGGCGTCACCCTAGCGCTCCCTGGCGGCCACTCCACGAACGGGCTGTCATCTTGGTTGTAAAGGAGACAGAAGGGCTGGACGTGCTCCCCTGGCTGGTGCCCTCAGCGTATGTTGGCCACCTGTTAGGTGGCTGTTAGCTGAGAGGCTCCTGCTGCCTGCGTGGCGGGTGAGGGGTTTTAATCTTTGGGCAGGAATGAGGAAAAGGGACGTACCCCGGAGGCCCCCAAAGGATTTTccaccccctgcctggccccGCAGAGGCCTGCTGGCTTGTCCCAGCCCGAGCTTGCCCCCAGGGGTCACTGCAGCCCTCCAGCAGGAGACGGAGGCCGTGGGCCCTGACCGCGCCTGTTCTGCTTAGGACTGGGCTAAGCCAGGACCCTACGACCAGCCTCTGGTGAACACTCTGCAGCGCCGCAAAGAGAAACGTGAGCCGGACCCCAACGGTGGAGGACCCCCTGCTGCGGGCGGCCCGCCTGCCGCTGCCGCCGAGGAGGCTCAGAGACCGCGGAGCATGACTGTGTCTGCTGCCACCAGGGTGACGCTCTTGTTCTCTGTAGTTTTTTGGGGTCCACTTAGGCCTAACTGGGGGCTGAGGCAGCCTTGCAGCTGGAGGGACTCTGGGCTCCATTCCCTTACTTCCTGTTCTGCAGCATGTAGAAGTCCCCTGGGAAAAAACCGTGGGTGGGAACCAGACCTGTAGAACTTTCTAGAGCCTGGGTAGGACTCAGGCAAGTCAGTAGTCCCCTGGGCCCACAGAAATACGCTGCTCACAGGACAGAATAGGAGTGGTGTTGAGTGCCTCCCAAAAGCGATGTGTGGTTAGGCTCTGGGGGACACCAGGTGGGGGCTCATGGCCCTAGTGGCTTGTCTGTAGGGACACcgtctctctctcctccatcctGCAGCCTGGTGAGGAGATGGAGGCTTGTGAGgagctggccctggccctgtcGCGGGGCCTCCAGCTGGATACCCAGAGGAGCAGCCGGGACTCGCTTCAGTGCTCCAGTGGCTACAGCACCCAGACAACCACCCCGTGCTGCTCTGAGGACACCATCCCCTCCCAAGGTACGGGGGCAGCCTGGTGTTGCAGTTGGGCTTTCTGAGCAGCACGGGGAAGGAGACGGAAACCACAGCCCAACCCCCGGCTGGCAGAGGGGTGTCAGAATTGTTTTCATCGTCTAGGCGTGAGGTGGAGAGTTGGTCTGCAGTAGTCAGGTAGCTGCCATGTGAGAAAGTGATCTGGACTCTTCACGGCTCTTTTCAGTTTTCACCATCAGGGTGAATTTGGATTGGGATACATGCTGTCAGCAATAGCTTCGTTTTTGTTTTAGCTCTTTGTGCTAGgtactttgcatttattttcccattgaaTCTCTACATCTCTTGTGGGATAagtttttttatccccattttacagatatgaaaactgaggttcagtaACGCTCACAACTTGTTCACATAACGAACAAGTAGCAGAGCTGGAGTTTGAACCTAAGGCATGTTAGAGTCTCACGCCCAAGCTCTTAACCCATTCCAGCAAAACCCTCTCAAACCTGCCTGCCTCACCCGCATCCCCACCACACACACGATCCAGGCAAGATGAAGATATCTGTAGCTGGAACCTCTATGACAGTTGACCGTAAGCTATTTGCCATCCATCAGTCAAAGTGTCTGTAAGACAGACTCTGCGGATGGTGATTTTTGTCCCCCGGGGAACATTTAacaatgcctggagacatttttcctTGTCACAACTGGAGGGGTGGTagtggcatctagtgggcagaggccagggctaCTACTAACCATCCTGTAACACATAGCACACACCCCATCCCCTCCACAACAAAGAAGCATGTGGCCCAAGTCGTCAGTAGTCCTGCTGTTCAGAACCACTGCTGGGAGAGGTTTAGTCTTTAAGCTTCCCCTTCCCAGCACCCTGAGGCTGACGTTGTGCCGTCTCTTGAGAGGAAGTGAGCACATGGCACTGGAGGAACCTGTTGTTGGACCTTGTTGTCAGGAACTCATTGCCGGTAGCCCTCACCTAACCAGTTAATTATCGGGGAGACATAAAGGCCTATGCTAGTGTGTTTGAGGTTTGTTTTTCATGTTGAATTCCAGACAGGAGAATGATCTCCTTCATCCCCTTTACTCCTCCCAGAGATGCTCGGAGATAGCTTTGCTGCAACCTGGCAGTTTTACCTTCTCCCCTACTTGATGATATTTGAGTGCTTTCCGTGTCCAGCACCGTTCAGGTGCGCAGGGCACATCAGCGAGCAAAGTGAAGATCGCTGCCGGGGTTCTCCGTGGGTGAGGCTTGCTAAGGACGGTACAGAAGCCTGGGGGAAGCTTCGCATGAGACAGTGTGTGTGTCCTGCTCCGTGCGCGTTTTGTCCTCCCAACACAGAAGAATCAAAAAGCAAAGCTGCTGTCTTGGATATGTCTAATCAAACCCTATCATCAGTTTCAGATTATGATTATTTCTCCGTGAGTGGTGACCAGGAGGCAGATCAGCAGGAGTTTGACAAATCCTCCACCATTCCGAGAAACAGTGACATCAGCCAGTCCTACAGACGGATGTTCCAAGCCAAGCGCCCAGCCTCGACCGCTggcctccccaccaccctcggaccTGCTATGGTCACCCCAGGGGTTGCAACCATTCGCCGGACCCCTTCCACCAAGCCTTCTGTCCGCCGGGGGACTATCGGAGCTGGTCCCATCCCCATCAAGACACCCGTGATCCCTGTCAAGACCCCGACCGTCCCAGACCTCCCTGGGGTGTTGCCGGCTCCTCCAGATGGGCCAGAGGAGCGGGGTGAGCATAGCCCTGAGTCGCCACCTGTGGGTGAGGGCCCCCAAGGTGTCACCAGCATGCCCTCCTCCATGTGGAGTGGCCAAGCTTCCGTCAACCCTCCACTTCCAGGCCCGAAGCCCAGTATCCCCGAGGAGCACAGGCAGGCGATTCCCGAAAGTGAGGCTGAAGACCAGGAAAGGGATCCCCCAAGTGCCACTGTCTCCCCAGGCCAGATTCCAGAGAGTGACCCTGCAGACCTGAGCCCCAGAGATACTCCACAAGGAGAAGACATGCTGAACGCCATCCGAAGGGGTGTGAAACTGAAGAAGACCACGACAAATGATCGCTCGGCCCCTCGCTTCTCTTAGGCTCTCTTAGTCTCACAAGAAACGCTGCCATGGGGAATGAACTGTTTAATTAATAAAACCTAATTTGTCTTGATCCATTCCAATCTATAATCAAACAAAAGATTTTGTAGGCAACTCAGAATACAGCTCTTTTGAAAGTACTCAACACCTTTAGATAAGAATTAAAAGCAACATATGTAACTGACATAATCTTGatcttttaatttgtaaatattgacAATTTTCTTTCTGCACATTTTAATCTTagtttcccttttgatttttctgaaggtGCCAAATTCCATTTAACTTTTTTACAAgtctttgtaaaattttaaatgcataaggGGGGTGGTTGGGGTAGGGGAACCATGAAGTAGttaatttcagaaaagaatttaCTATACttcactctcttcttttttttctgcaaGCTTTTGTAGATGCATTGTAGTAGTCTAGCTTAGAAGCAAATTCAAGTTATTTTAATGTACAAACAACATGGGTAAGAGGTAAAACCCTCAGTTAAA contains these protein-coding regions:
- the MTSS1 gene encoding protein MTSS 1 isoform X11 translates to MEAVIEKECSALGGLFQTIISDMKGSYPVWEDFINKAGKLQSQLRTTVVAAAAFLDAFQKVADMATNTRGGTREIGSALTRMCMRHRSIEAKLRQFSSALIDCLINPLQEQMEEWKKVANQLDKDHAKEYKKARQEIKKKSSDTLKLQKKAKKGRGDIQPQLDSALQDVNDKYLLLEETEKQAVRKALIEERGRFCTFISMLRPVIEEEISMLGEITHLQTISEDLKSLTMDPHKLPSSSEQVILDLKGSDYSWSYQTPPSSPSTTMSRKSSVCSLNSVNSSDSRSSGSHSHSPSSHYRYRSSNLAQQAPVRLSSVSSHDSGFISQDAFQSKSPSPMPPEAPNQDWAKPGPYDQPLVNTLQRRKEKREPDPNGGGPPAAGGPPAAAAEEAQRPRSMTVSAATRPGEEMEACEELALALSRGLQLDTQRSSRDSLQCSSGYSTQTTTPCCSEDTIPSQVSDYDYFSVSGDQEADQQEFDKSSTIPRNSDISQSYRRMFQAKRPASTAGLPTTLGPAMVTPGVATIRRTPSTKPSVRRGTIGAGPIPIKTPVIPVKTPTVPDLPGVLPAPPDGPEERGEHSPESPPVGEGPQGVTSMPSSMWSGQASVNPPLPGPKPSIPEEHRQAIPESEAEDQERDPPSATVSPGQIPESDPADLSPRDTPQGEDMLNAIRRGVKLKKTTTNDRSAPRFS
- the MTSS1 gene encoding protein MTSS 1 isoform X2, whose translation is MEAVIEKECSALGGLFQTIISDMKGSYPVWEDFINKAGKLQSQLRTTVVAAAAFLDAFQKVADMATNTRGGTREIGSALTRMCMRHRSIEAKLRQFSSALIDCLINPLQEQMEEWKKVANQLDKDHAKEYKKARQEIKKKSSDTLKLQKKAKKGRGDIQPQLDSALQDVNDKYLLLEETEKQAVRKALIEERGRFCTFISMLRPVIEEEISMLGEITHLQTISEDLKSLTMDPHKLPSSSEQVILDLKGSDYSWSYQTPPSSPSTTMSRKSSVCSSLNSVNSSDSRSSGSHSHSPSSHYRYRSSNLAQQAPVRLSSVSSHDSGFISQDAFQSKSPSPMPPEAPNQLSNGFSHCSLSSDSHVGPVGAGLFPHCLPASRLLPRVTSVHLPDYAHYYTIGPGMFPSSQIPSWKDWAKPGPYDQPLVNTLQRRKEKREPDPNGGGPPAAGGPPAAAAEEAQRPRSMTVSAATRPGEEMEACEELALALSRGLQLDTQRSSRDSLQCSSGYSTQTTTPCCSEDTIPSQVSDYDYFSVSGDQEADQQEFDKSSTIPRNSDISQSYRRMFQAKRPASTAGLPTTLGPAMVTPGVATIRRTPSTKPSVRRGTIGAGPIPIKTPVIPVKTPTVPDLPGVLPAPPDGPEERGEHSPESPPVGEGPQGVTSMPSSMWSGQASVNPPLPGPKPSIPEEHRQAIPESEAEDQERDPPSATVSPGQIPESDPADLSPRDTPQGEDMLNAIRRGVKLKKTTTNDRSAPRFS
- the MTSS1 gene encoding protein MTSS 1 isoform X3 — encoded protein: MEAVIEKECSALGGLFQTIISDMKGSYPVWEDFINKAGKLQSQLRTTVVAAAAFLDAFQKVADMATNTRGGTREIGSALTRMCMRHRSIEAKLRQFSSALIDCLINPLQEQMEEWKKVANQLDKDHAKEYKKARQEIKKKSSDTLKLQKKAKKGRGDIQPQLDSALQDVNDKYLLLEETEKQAVRKALIEERGRFCTFISMLRPVIEEEISMLGEITHLQTISEDLKSLTMDPHKLPSSSEQVILDLKGSDYSWSYQTPPSSPSTTMSRKSSVCSLNSVNSSDSRSSGSHSHSPSSHYRYRSSNLAQQAPVRLSSVSSHDSGFISQDAFQSKSPSPMPPEAPNQLSNGFSHCSLSSDSHVGPVGAGLFPHCLPASRLLPRVTSVHLPDYAHYYTIGPGMFPSSQIPSWKDWAKPGPYDQPLVNTLQRRKEKREPDPNGGGPPAAGGPPAAAAEEAQRPRSMTVSAATRPGEEMEACEELALALSRGLQLDTQRSSRDSLQCSSGYSTQTTTPCCSEDTIPSQVSDYDYFSVSGDQEADQQEFDKSSTIPRNSDISQSYRRMFQAKRPASTAGLPTTLGPAMVTPGVATIRRTPSTKPSVRRGTIGAGPIPIKTPVIPVKTPTVPDLPGVLPAPPDGPEERGEHSPESPPVGEGPQGVTSMPSSMWSGQASVNPPLPGPKPSIPEEHRQAIPESEAEDQERDPPSATVSPGQIPESDPADLSPRDTPQGEDMLNAIRRGVKLKKTTTNDRSAPRFS
- the MTSS1 gene encoding protein MTSS 1 isoform X8 encodes the protein MEAVIEKECSALGGLFQTIISDMKGSYPVWEDFINKAGKLQSQLRTTVVAAAAFLDAFQKVADMATNTRGGTREIGSALTRMCMRHRSIEAKLRQFSSALIDCLINPLQEQMEEWKKVANQLDKDHAKEYKKARQEIKKKSSDTLKLQKKAKKGRGDIQPQLDSALQDVNDKYLLLEETEKQAVRKALIEERGRFCTFISMLRPVIEEEISMLGEITHLQTISEDLKSLTMDPHKLPSSSEQVILDLKGSDYSWSYQTPPSSPSTTMSRKSSVCSLNSVNSSDSRSSGSHSHSPSSHYRYRSSNLAQQAPVRLSSVSSHDSGFISQDAFQSKSPSPMPPEAPNQNSSSSASSEASETCQSVSECSSPTSVSSGSTMGAWVSTEKDWAKPGPYDQPLVNTLQRRKEKREPDPNGGGPPAAGGPPAAAAEEAQRPRSMTVSAATRPGEEMEACEELALALSRGLQLDTQRSSRDSLQCSSGYSTQTTTPCCSEDTIPSQVSDYDYFSVSGDQEADQQEFDKSSTIPRNSDISQSYRRMFQAKRPASTAGLPTTLGPAMVTPGVATIRRTPSTKPSVRRGTIGAGPIPIKTPVIPVKTPTVPDLPGVLPAPPDGPEERGEHSPESPPVGEGPQGVTSMPSSMWSGQASVNPPLPGPKPSIPEEHRQAIPESEAEDQERDPPSATVSPGQIPESDPADLSPRDTPQGEDMLNAIRRGVKLKKTTTNDRSAPRFS
- the MTSS1 gene encoding protein MTSS 1 isoform X1 produces the protein MEAVIEKECSALGGLFQTIISDMKGSYPVWEDFINKAGKLQSQLRTTVVAAAAFLDAFQKVADMATNTRGGTREIGSALTRMCMRHRSIEAKLRQFSSALIDCLINPLQEQMEEWKKVANQLDKDHAKEYKKARQEIKKKSSDTLKLQKKAKKVDALGRGDIQPQLDSALQDVNDKYLLLEETEKQAVRKALIEERGRFCTFISMLRPVIEEEISMLGEITHLQTISEDLKSLTMDPHKLPSSSEQVILDLKGSDYSWSYQTPPSSPSTTMSRKSSVCSSLNSVNSSDSRSSGSHSHSPSSHYRYRSSNLAQQAPVRLSSVSSHDSGFISQDAFQSKSPSPMPPEAPNQLSNGFSHCSLSSDSHVGPVGAGLFPHCLPASRLLPRVTSVHLPDYAHYYTIGPGMFPSSQIPSWKDWAKPGPYDQPLVNTLQRRKEKREPDPNGGGPPAAGGPPAAAAEEAQRPRSMTVSAATRPGEEMEACEELALALSRGLQLDTQRSSRDSLQCSSGYSTQTTTPCCSEDTIPSQVSDYDYFSVSGDQEADQQEFDKSSTIPRNSDISQSYRRMFQAKRPASTAGLPTTLGPAMVTPGVATIRRTPSTKPSVRRGTIGAGPIPIKTPVIPVKTPTVPDLPGVLPAPPDGPEERGEHSPESPPVGEGPQGVTSMPSSMWSGQASVNPPLPGPKPSIPEEHRQAIPESEAEDQERDPPSATVSPGQIPESDPADLSPRDTPQGEDMLNAIRRGVKLKKTTTNDRSAPRFS